Proteins encoded by one window of Maliibacterium massiliense:
- a CDS encoding ABC transporter ATP-binding protein, giving the protein MEDKKTPIVAIKAEGVQKYFKIYSDKGKELKERLLFLGRNRYQKRYVLKGIDLEVNKGESIGLVGENGCGKSTLLKLLTGIMYPDAGKISTKGRISSLIELGAGFHPDMTGRENIYINASIFGMSRKEIDRRVDEIIEFSGLGEFIEQPVRTYSSGMYMRLAFAVAINVEAEILLVDEILAVGDANFQAKCFDKLREIKKGGTTIVIVSHSLGQIEQFCDRSVWIDGGVVRMMGKPRDVHAAYLAEMSAKHEAEEEAKLQRDQDKQDAAMEKQAAKTKEEQAEADASVQRYGNKDVEMLDIRLMGEEGKERNVFRTGEPMIVEIDYKVNRPVEQVVMGIAIFRNDGAHCYGVNTLIDDAGFYEIGQSGTMRCVVEANNLLPGEYVLDTGYTDESYNQVDYYKGAKKFKMHSTIADVGITRLQHSWECIIKE; this is encoded by the coding sequence ATGGAAGATAAGAAGACGCCCATCGTCGCCATCAAAGCCGAGGGCGTGCAGAAGTACTTCAAGATCTATTCCGACAAGGGCAAGGAGCTCAAGGAGCGCCTGCTCTTTCTGGGGCGTAACCGCTACCAGAAGCGCTACGTGCTCAAGGGGATCGATCTGGAGGTCAACAAGGGGGAATCCATCGGCCTGGTCGGGGAGAACGGCTGCGGCAAGAGCACGCTGCTGAAACTGCTGACGGGCATCATGTACCCCGATGCGGGCAAGATCAGCACAAAGGGGCGCATCTCCAGCCTTATCGAGCTGGGTGCGGGATTTCACCCCGATATGACGGGCAGGGAGAACATTTACATCAACGCCTCAATCTTCGGCATGAGCCGTAAGGAGATCGACCGCAGGGTGGATGAGATCATCGAGTTTTCCGGTCTGGGCGAGTTTATCGAGCAGCCGGTGCGCACGTACTCCTCGGGCATGTACATGCGCCTTGCGTTTGCCGTGGCCATCAACGTAGAGGCGGAGATTCTGCTGGTGGACGAGATACTGGCCGTGGGCGATGCCAACTTTCAGGCCAAGTGCTTTGATAAGCTGCGCGAAATCAAAAAGGGCGGCACCACCATCGTCATCGTGTCCCACTCGCTGGGGCAGATTGAACAGTTCTGCGATCGTAGCGTGTGGATTGACGGCGGCGTGGTGCGTATGATGGGCAAGCCACGCGATGTGCACGCGGCCTACCTGGCCGAGATGAGCGCAAAGCACGAGGCGGAGGAAGAGGCCAAGCTGCAGCGCGACCAGGACAAGCAGGACGCCGCGATGGAAAAACAGGCGGCCAAAACAAAGGAAGAACAGGCCGAGGCGGACGCGTCGGTGCAGCGCTACGGCAACAAGGACGTGGAGATGCTGGACATTCGCCTGATGGGCGAGGAAGGCAAGGAGCGCAACGTCTTTCGGACGGGCGAGCCCATGATCGTGGAGATCGACTACAAGGTCAACCGGCCAGTGGAGCAGGTGGTGATGGGCATCGCGATTTTCCGCAACGACGGCGCGCACTGCTATGGGGTCAATACGCTCATTGACGATGCGGGCTTCTATGAGATCGGCCAATCCGGCACCATGCGTTGCGTGGTGGAGGCAAACAACCTGTTGCCCGGTGAATATGTGCTGGATACCGGCTATACGGATGAAAGCTACAATCAGGTGGATTACTATAAGGGTGCGAAGAAATTCAAGATGCACTCGACCATTGCGGATGTGGGCATCACGCGTTTGCAGCACAGCTGGGAATGCATTATCAAAGAATAG
- the gmd gene encoding GDP-mannose 4,6-dehydratase: MKNALITGITGQDGSYLAELLLRKGYKVYGLVRRKSELSYGNSQHLAGQVTFLDGDMTDPTSLIRAMQDSDADEVYNLAAQSFVATSWAQPIYTGNCDAMGVTNLLEAIRIVKPSARFYQASTSEMFGLVQEVPQRETTPFYPRSPYGVAKLYGHWITKNYRESFGMFACSGILFNHESERRGLEFVTRKITSAVANIVKGNQQVLELGNMSAKRDWGHSEDYVYAMWLMLQQDKPDDYVIATGETRTVREFVDAAFKYAGITLAWQGEGVDETAVNTANGKTVVRVNPKFFRPAEVELLLGCPEKAEKALGWQRKVSFEQLVGRMVENDLRLTK; the protein is encoded by the coding sequence ATGAAAAATGCACTGATTACCGGCATCACCGGACAGGACGGTTCTTATTTGGCGGAACTGCTGCTGCGAAAAGGGTATAAGGTATACGGCCTTGTGCGCAGAAAGAGCGAGCTGAGCTACGGCAATTCCCAGCACCTGGCGGGGCAGGTGACGTTCCTGGACGGGGATATGACCGACCCCACCAGCCTGATTCGCGCCATGCAGGATTCCGACGCCGACGAGGTGTACAACCTAGCGGCGCAGTCCTTTGTGGCCACCAGCTGGGCGCAGCCCATCTACACGGGCAACTGCGACGCCATGGGCGTGACCAACCTGCTGGAGGCCATCCGCATTGTCAAACCCAGCGCGCGCTTCTACCAGGCGTCCACCAGCGAGATGTTCGGCCTGGTGCAGGAGGTGCCCCAGCGGGAGACAACACCCTTCTACCCCCGCAGCCCCTACGGCGTGGCCAAACTCTATGGCCACTGGATCACCAAGAATTACCGCGAGAGCTTCGGCATGTTCGCCTGCTCGGGCATCCTGTTCAACCACGAGTCTGAACGCCGCGGCCTGGAGTTCGTCACGCGCAAGATTACCAGTGCGGTGGCCAATATTGTCAAGGGCAACCAGCAGGTGCTGGAGCTGGGCAACATGAGCGCCAAGCGCGACTGGGGCCACAGCGAGGACTACGTCTACGCCATGTGGCTGATGCTGCAGCAGGACAAGCCGGACGACTACGTCATCGCCACGGGGGAGACCCGCACCGTGCGCGAGTTTGTGGACGCGGCATTCAAATACGCGGGCATTACCCTTGCATGGCAGGGCGAGGGTGTGGACGAGACGGCCGTCAACACCGCAAATGGCAAGACGGTGGTGCGCGTCAACCCCAAATTTTTCCGTCCCGCGGAGGTCGAGCTGCTGCTGGGCTGCCCCGAAAAGGCGGAAAAAGCGCTGGGCTGGCAGCGCAAGGTCTCCTTTGAACAGCTGGTCGGCCGTATGGTAGAAAATGACCTGCGCCTGACCAAATAA
- a CDS encoding mannose-1-phosphate guanylyltransferase/mannose-6-phosphate isomerase, whose translation MKMIIMAGGSGTRLWPLSRTKFPKQFLKLNDMDRSIFQLTMARCLKLSSIDEIYIVTNQDYKFLIAGQIEEMGYSAVMENILLEPQAKNTLPAIYNGVRAIRKKGDDVVAVFSSDHLIGDTDAFVRQIRAGIPLTERYLLTFGVCPTYPETGYGYIKPGKEEGVGFVVDEFKEKPDLATAEKYVADGYLWNSGMFMFRTDMFAQEVKAHAPEVYEAFESDDVEECFARTPNISIDYGVMEKSSRVAVIPLDIAWNDLGSFATFYDQYEAKKDASGNVVFGDEVMIDARDNMIYSEGDKAVAVIGVNDLVVVDQKDALLICHKDQTQDVKAAVEVLKENHDTRADFHLTEYRPWGSYTILEEGPAYKMKRLTVLPGKKLSYQMHYHRSEHWIVVSGTATVTLDDEQMLVRSGESIFIEMGAKHRLANDGRLLLQVIEVQSGTYFGEDDIVRFNDDFGRV comes from the coding sequence ATGAAAATGATCATCATGGCGGGCGGTTCGGGCACGCGCCTGTGGCCGCTGAGCCGCACGAAGTTTCCCAAGCAGTTTCTCAAACTCAACGATATGGACCGCTCCATCTTCCAGCTGACGATGGCGCGCTGCCTCAAGCTTTCCAGCATCGACGAGATTTATATCGTCACCAACCAGGACTATAAGTTCTTGATTGCGGGACAGATCGAGGAGATGGGCTACAGCGCCGTGATGGAGAATATTCTGCTGGAGCCCCAGGCCAAGAATACCCTGCCCGCCATCTACAATGGCGTGCGCGCCATCCGCAAAAAGGGCGACGACGTGGTGGCCGTCTTTTCCAGCGATCATCTGATCGGCGATACCGACGCCTTTGTGCGGCAGATCCGCGCGGGGATTCCGCTGACGGAGCGCTATCTGCTGACCTTCGGCGTGTGCCCCACCTATCCGGAGACCGGCTACGGCTACATTAAGCCGGGCAAGGAGGAGGGCGTGGGCTTTGTGGTGGACGAGTTTAAGGAAAAGCCCGATTTGGCCACCGCGGAGAAGTACGTCGCAGACGGGTACCTGTGGAACAGCGGTATGTTCATGTTCCGCACCGATATGTTCGCGCAGGAGGTCAAGGCCCACGCGCCCGAGGTGTACGAGGCCTTTGAAAGCGATGATGTGGAGGAATGCTTCGCGCGCACCCCCAACATCTCCATCGACTACGGCGTCATGGAGAAGTCCAGCCGCGTGGCGGTCATCCCGCTTGACATCGCATGGAACGATCTGGGAAGCTTCGCCACCTTCTACGATCAGTACGAGGCCAAAAAGGACGCAAGCGGCAACGTGGTCTTCGGCGATGAGGTGATGATCGACGCCAGGGACAACATGATCTATTCTGAAGGGGATAAGGCCGTGGCGGTCATCGGGGTCAACGACCTGGTGGTGGTGGACCAGAAGGACGCGCTGCTGATTTGTCACAAGGACCAGACGCAGGACGTCAAGGCGGCCGTGGAGGTGCTCAAGGAGAATCACGACACCCGCGCCGACTTCCATCTGACGGAGTACCGTCCCTGGGGGTCGTACACCATACTTGAGGAAGGTCCCGCCTACAAGATGAAGCGGCTGACCGTGCTGCCCGGCAAAAAGCTGAGCTACCAGATGCACTACCACCGCAGCGAGCACTGGATCGTGGTCTCAGGTACGGCCACCGTCACGCTGGATGACGAGCAGATGTTGGTGCGCTCGGGCGAGAGCATCTTCATCGAGATGGGCGCTAAGCACCGCCTGGCCAACGACGGCCGCCTGCTGCTGCAGGTGATCGAGGTGCAGTCGGGCACGTACTTCGGCGAGGACGACATCGTCCGCTTTAACGACGACTTCGGCCGCGTGTAA
- a CDS encoding glycosyltransferase family 1 protein, giving the protein MKIAFDVQLLTERQKTGIGMTAQRLIEGLVSSYRDAYLFNYFTMRKDADTIARLRAFSAHGKVNECRWFHDVLYKMLWNFLPLPYAWFFGREADVTHFMNYHVPPGVHGKVAVTVYDMVYKRFPETMNFKTKMMLNMSMKRSIRRADTIIAISEFTKREIMHYMDVPAEKIAIVPCGVDLDVFKPAEDAAAVAAVQEKYGIWGDYFLYLGTLEPRKNIERLVEAYARYRARCAGEPARLVLAGRKGWLYDTIFARVEALRLKDAVIFTDYIADGEAPLLLSGAMGFVFPSIYEGFGMPPLEAMACGTPVITANAASLPEVVGNAALLVDPYDVDDIAQAMMRLAQDAPLRAQLRKDGLARARQFTWARAVEKLHGVYEDMCRE; this is encoded by the coding sequence TTGAAAATCGCATTTGACGTGCAGCTATTGACCGAAAGACAGAAAACCGGCATTGGCATGACGGCGCAGCGGTTGATCGAGGGCCTTGTGTCCTCCTATCGCGATGCGTATCTTTTCAATTACTTCACCATGCGCAAGGATGCCGACACCATCGCGCGCCTGCGCGCGTTTTCCGCCCACGGCAAGGTGAACGAGTGCCGCTGGTTTCACGATGTGCTTTACAAGATGCTGTGGAACTTTCTACCCCTGCCCTACGCCTGGTTTTTTGGCAGAGAGGCGGACGTCACCCATTTTATGAACTACCATGTGCCGCCCGGCGTGCACGGCAAGGTGGCGGTGACGGTGTACGATATGGTGTACAAGCGCTTTCCTGAGACGATGAATTTCAAGACCAAAATGATGCTTAACATGAGCATGAAGCGCTCGATCAGGCGGGCGGATACGATCATCGCGATCTCGGAGTTCACCAAGCGGGAGATCATGCACTATATGGACGTGCCCGCGGAAAAAATCGCCATCGTGCCCTGCGGCGTGGATTTGGACGTGTTCAAGCCCGCAGAGGACGCCGCGGCGGTCGCGGCGGTGCAAGAAAAGTACGGCATTTGGGGGGACTACTTCCTGTATCTGGGCACGCTGGAGCCGCGCAAGAACATCGAGCGCCTGGTGGAGGCCTACGCCCGCTACCGCGCGCGCTGCGCGGGGGAGCCTGCGCGCCTGGTGCTTGCCGGGCGCAAAGGATGGCTCTACGATACCATCTTTGCCAGGGTAGAGGCGCTGCGTCTTAAAGACGCGGTGATCTTTACGGATTACATTGCAGACGGCGAGGCGCCGCTGCTGCTCTCGGGCGCGATGGGGTTCGTCTTTCCCTCCATCTACGAGGGCTTTGGCATGCCGCCCCTGGAGGCGATGGCGTGCGGCACGCCCGTCATCACGGCCAACGCGGCCTCCCTGCCGGAGGTGGTGGGGAACGCGGCGCTGCTTGTCGATCCCTACGACGTGGACGATATCGCCCAGGCCATGATGCGCCTGGCGCAGGACGCGCCCCTGCGCGCGCAGCTGCGCAAAGACGGCCTTGCGCGCGCGCGGCAGTTTACCTGGGCGCGCGCGGTGGAGAAGCTGCACGGCGTCTACGAAGATATGTGCAGGGAGTGA